The genomic DNA TAAGTTTTATTGGGTTGGTCCATTAGCCTCTGGCCAAACATGTTTTTATAAGTTAGCGACTCGCTCAGATATAACTGTGAATAGTATGGCGTCTTTACGAAATTACACCGTAGGTGTGGCGCGGGGAGATGTATATCACTCCGTTTTAATGGATTTAAATCTGGAAGAAGGTCAGCATTTTTTAACTTACTCTAAAAAATTTGAGGAGCTAAAAATGTTTAAAAGAGGCGAGCACGACTTATTAATTGGCTCGGCTTTAACATTGGCTTCTCAGTTAGAAAAAGTGGGGTTGAGTCCCGAACAGTTAGCTCCGGTATTTGCGCTTAACCACCCTGCACTGGCTGGGAACTACTTAGCTCTGAATAAAAGCACATCAATTGAAACCGTAAAAGAGTTACAAAGTCATTTAAAGCAGTTAAAAGCAACCAACCAAGTTGGCGATATTGTTAGTCAGTTTATACCTTCAGCTCAGCAAAGCCATCCTTATGCATCCGCTATGTTAAAAGAGTGTTTTACCGGTACCGCTATTTATTAGTTTTCTCT from Pseudoalteromonas sp. N1230-9 includes the following:
- a CDS encoding substrate-binding periplasmic protein, which produces MLIRLLSVLFFIFVGDVFAKQKTLALYTESFPPYNFEKEDQITGINTEIIRLLCEKASLHCTIDLYPWKRAMQLVSTRADTGIFSTSRTVQRESKFYWVGPLASGQTCFYKLATRSDITVNSMASLRNYTVGVARGDVYHSVLMDLNLEEGQHFLTYSKKFEELKMFKRGEHDLLIGSALTLASQLEKVGLSPEQLAPVFALNHPALAGNYLALNKSTSIETVKELQSHLKQLKATNQVGDIVSQFIPSAQQSHPYASAMLKECFTGTAIY